One Pseudomonas sp. C27(2019) DNA window includes the following coding sequences:
- a CDS encoding Nudix family hydrolase has product MTKRVHVVAALIRNAEQQILLALRPSDKHMGGLWEFPGGKCEADESPQQALARELHEELGIVIENPQPLIQVRHDYPDLHVLLDVYEVLNFVGHAHGAEGQQVRWVAPSALADYQFPAANCSIVRAAQLPQQYLITPERLSPQQLYAGVELALERGCKLLQLRAAHLPEADYKILAQRLQVLCAGRAQLMLKGDLAWQAEFPQAGWHLTAQQLHELAGQTRPIARDRWLAASCHSIEELELAAALQVDFVTVSPVLPTQTHPGAATLGWDAAQTLLRQFNAPVFLLGGLTQQDIARARSIGGQGVAGIRGFWPLTL; this is encoded by the coding sequence ATGACTAAGCGTGTCCATGTGGTGGCTGCGCTGATTCGTAATGCTGAGCAGCAGATACTGCTGGCGCTGCGCCCAAGTGATAAACACATGGGCGGGCTGTGGGAGTTTCCTGGCGGTAAATGCGAAGCAGATGAAAGTCCGCAACAGGCATTAGCGCGTGAGCTGCATGAGGAGCTGGGGATTGTCATTGAAAATCCTCAGCCGCTGATTCAAGTGCGTCATGATTACCCCGATCTGCATGTGCTGTTGGATGTCTATGAAGTGCTTAACTTCGTTGGGCACGCTCATGGTGCTGAAGGCCAGCAGGTGCGTTGGGTTGCTCCTAGCGCGCTCGCTGATTATCAGTTTCCTGCGGCCAATTGCAGCATTGTTCGAGCGGCACAATTACCCCAGCAGTATTTGATCACGCCTGAGAGGCTCAGTCCGCAACAGCTCTATGCAGGCGTAGAGCTGGCGCTAGAGCGAGGCTGCAAGCTACTCCAGTTACGAGCCGCGCACTTGCCAGAAGCTGACTATAAAATACTGGCGCAGCGCTTGCAGGTACTGTGTGCAGGGCGCGCGCAGTTGATGCTGAAAGGTGATTTGGCCTGGCAGGCAGAGTTTCCACAAGCAGGTTGGCATTTAACGGCGCAGCAACTGCATGAGTTGGCCGGTCAAACGCGTCCTATAGCACGGGATCGTTGGTTGGCTGCATCCTGTCATAGTATCGAAGAGTTAGAGTTGGCTGCGGCGCTGCAGGTGGACTTTGTCACAGTCTCCCCCGTACTGCCGACACAGACCCATCCGGGTGCGGCTACTTTAGGCTGGGATGCTGCGCAAACATTACTGCGTCAGTTTAATGCACCAGTGTTCCTGCTGGGTGGTTTAACCCAGCAGGATATTGCTCGGGCCCGCTCTATTGGCGGGCAGGGTGTGGCGGGGATTCGTGGCTTTTGGCCGCTGACCTTATAG